GGTACGCGCTCCAGCTGCTGAGCATTGCGATGGGGGAGAACATGAGCTCGCGGCTCTTTCAGAGGATCCGGGAGAAACACGGCTTGGCGTACGCGATACATTCATCTGTCGCGCGCTACAAAGACACGGGGTTCTTTTCCATCTATGCCGGCGTGGAAAGCAGCAAATTTGTCAAAGCCATCTCCTTGATCATGAAAGAGCTCGCGATGCTTCGGAAGACAGGGTTGCGAAAGATCGAACTGGCACGCGGAAAGGAGTACTGGATCGGGCAGCTCTCAATGGAGATGGAAAAAACAACTCCGCAGATGATCCATATAGGCGAGAGCCTTATCTGCTCTGGACGGATTTTGACAATGGATGAAATATTATCTAAGATTATGTGCGTGAGCCTCGATGATGTGCAGAGGGTGGCGGTTGATATTTTGAATGACCGCAGACTCAATATGGCAGTCATAGGCCCCCTCCGCGAAGAGGAGAGTCAGGTGAGGGAAAATCTCCATTTCGACTACTAATTGTAAATACTATGTTCATCTGTGTTTATCTGTGGTTATACGTTAGTTTCCACATTTAGTTCTATTTAGCTATAGAGGTGTCCGGTGCGAACTGCTCCGGGAATCAAAATTGCCCCCTCGCTGCTGGCGGCCGATTTCGGCAGGCTGGGAGATGAGGCGCAGGCCGCTGAATCGTCAGGCGCCGATATGCTGCATCTCGACGTGATGGACGGCCACTTCGTGCCCAACATCACCATCGGACCGGGAACAGTAGCGGCGATCCGGAAGCGGGTCAGGATTCCCCTGGATGTCCACCTTATGATCAGCGAGCCTGATAAATATATTGATGCGTTCGTCGAGGCAGGGGCCGATATCCTCACCGTGCACGCCGAGGTCCTCCCTCGCCTCCACCACACGCTCCAGGTGATTCGCTCCAGAGGCATCAAAGCGGGCGTTTCCATAAATCCGGCGACTCCGTTGAGGGATATCGAGGCCGTGCTCGACGAGGCCGACCTCGTGTTGCTCATGACCGTCAACCCGGGATTCGGCGGCCAGAAATTCATTCGCTCCGTTCTGCCGAAAATAGCGGACTTGCGGAAGATCGCCGACACAAGGGGATACGCATTTGACATTGAGGTGGACGGCGGAATAACACTGCATTCCGCGCGGGAGGCGGCGGAGGCGGGCGCCACTATTATCGTGGCAGGCACCGCGATCTTCGGCGCGAGCGATATCGCTCACGCCATTAAGGTGCTACGAGAAGCCGCTCAGTTCGTTGCAGGTGAATGAGTTATAGTACACTCACAATCAGTTATGATGTGCGTGGCAGGACGGGATATCTCGAGCCCGAAACTCACTTCGGGCTTTTTTAGCCTGGACACAAATTATGACTCCTCGCATAGATCATATAAGAAACTTCTCGATTATCGCTCATATAGACCACGGCAAGTCCACGCTGGCTGACCGTCTTCTCCAGCTGACTCACACCATTGATGAACGGCAGTTCAGGGACCAGTTTCTTGACGATATGGACCTGGAGAGGGAGCGTGGGATCACGATCAAGGCTCATCCCGTCCGCATGCGCTATGTGGCGCGGGACGGCAAAGAATACATTCTCAACCTGATTGATACTCCCGGCCACGTTGATTTCAGCTATGAGGTCTCACGCAGCCTCTCGGCGTGCGAGGGAGCGCTGCTCGTCGTTGACGCATCGCAAGGCGTTGAAGCTCAAACAGTTGCGAACTGCCACCTCTGCATGCAGAACAATCTCAAGATCATTCCCGTCATCAATAAGATAGATATCGCGAGCGCCGACGTTGATGAAACCAAGCGCCAGCTCGAGGATGTGCTCGCGCTGCCCTCGGAAGACGCCATCTGTGTGAGCGCCAAGGAGGGCACCGGGATTGATCAGTTGATGGAGGCAATCGTGAGGCTCATCCCCCCACCCGAGATGCCGAAAAGGGATGAGCTTAAGGCCCTGATTTTTGATTCTCTCTTCGATACCTTCCGCGGCGTGATTGTCCACGTGCGCGTCTTCAGCGGCCATGTGGAGGCGGCGACAAGGATCCAGCTCATGGCGACCGGGAAGACCTTTGAAGTCCATGAGGTCGGTATTTTCATGCCCGAGGCTGACTCCCGTGAACAGCTTCAGGCGGGGGAGGTGGGCTACATTATCGCCAACATTAAGGATTCAGCCGATGTGCGGATCGGCGATACCATCACCAGCGCGAGCAGGCCAGCCGCTCAGCCGCTCCCGGGCTTCAGGCGGCTGCGCCCGATGGTGTTCAGCGGCTTTTACCCGGTCAACACCTCAGAATACGAAGGCCTCAAATCCTCCCTGAACCGCCTCCGGCTCAATGACCCCTCCTTCACCTATGAAGCGGAAAACTCGGTTGCCCTCGGGTTCGGCTTCCGCTGCGGTTTCCTCGGGCTCCTGCACATGGAGATCATCCAGGAGCGCCTCGAGCGCGAATATAACATGGGCATTGTGGCAACTGTTCCCAGTGTGATCTACTCCGTCAAGAAAAAGGATGGGAGCACCATTGAAATTGACAACCCCGTGCGCCTGCCGCCGACACAAGAAACAGAGGAAATCCGCGAACCGATGATCCGGGCATGCATCATCGTGCCCAATCAAATGATCAGTTCAATGATGAAACTCGCTCAGGAACGAAGGGGTGAGTGCGTCGGGACTGAATCGCTCGATAAACATCGCGTCATCCTCACCATGGAGCTCCCATTCAATGAGGTCGTGATTGACTTTTACGACCGTCTGAAAACAGTCACGAGCGGCTATGGGTCGATGGACTACGAACACATCGGCTTCCGGGCGTCGGACATCGTCAAGCTGGACATCCTCATCAACAAAGAGCCTGTTGACGCGTTCTCATGCCTCGTCCACCGGAGCAAGGCCGAGCACAGGGGACGCCAGCTCGCGGAGAAGCTCAAAGAGGTCATTCCCCAGCAGCTCTTCCGCGTGGCCATCCAGGCGGCCATAGGCAACCGGATCATCGCGAGCGAGGTGGTGCGGCCGCTCAAGAAGGATGTGACGGCGAAGTGCTACGGCGGCGACATCACGCGCAAGCGCAAGCTCTGGGAGAAGCAGAAAGAGGGGAAGAAGAAAATGAAGCAGATCGGCAAAATCAACATTCCTCAGAAGGCCTTTATCGAAGTGCTGAAGATGGACTGAATCAATCTGCGCATACGACACCCCATGTTTTGCCTATTTTATGGATGAAGAGTTATGGTATCCTTTTAAAACTTTTTCCGACTGAGCATGTGGGCAATATGGATCTGGGGTAGGGGAGAGGGGAAATGAGTTTCTGGAAAAATAGAAAGATAGTCAGCTATGCCAGGCTGGTGCTCAAAACAACGCGAAAGAGCTACCTGAGACATGGCAAAAAGCTCATCGAGCGCGATGCGCATTGCCTCGAGAATGACATAACGGCGGTTGCTGACGCGCTGCGGAGCGGGAATATTTCCGATGTAGAGAAATCTGCCGAGAAACTGCACAGCAGTTTCGAGAGGTACCTTGGGTTTGCCAAGAAATCGGTTATCAGGGAATATGCAGAGGCCTTCCTTTTCGCCCTCATCCTGGCGGTCTTCTTGCGCACCTTCGTGATACAGCTCTTCAAAATCCCCACGGGCTCCATGGAACCCACGCTCCACGGCGCTCAGAATTACGGCTTCGGAGACCATATCGTGGTGAATAAGTTCATCTATGGCCCGCAGACGCTCGATTGGGTCGGCGTCCCGTGGACAAATTATGGGTTTGATCTGCCCACCTGGCGCTTTACAAAACTCGCGCTGCGGGAACCGAAGCGCGGCGATATCGTCGTCTTTAAATTTCCGTTTAACTACCACTGCAATCAATGCTATGTCGATTTCAATCTGTCAAGAGGTACGCCCCGGGTATGCCCATCCTGTGGGTCCCGGCATGTAGAATACCAGAATAAGGATTTCGTCAAACGTTGCATAGGGCTCCCTGGCGAGACGGTTGAGATACGCGACGGTGATATCTATATCGATGATGCGCTCGTAACCGAACCGAAGATTGTCAAGGATATCCACTATACCAATATTCTCTCCGGCAACGGGCCGGGGCGGGGGGTATACGGCTATAGAGGGCAAAGATTCAAGGTGCCCCAGAACGCCTATTTTGTCCTGGGCGACAATAGCGCCAACAGCAAGGACAGCCGTTTCTGGGGTTTTGTCCCGTGTGAGGATATCCGCGGGGAAGCCTTTTTTATCTACCTCCCACCGAAGAGAATAGGGTTAATTAGATAGGGTTTCCTGATCCATTGGGAGAGAATATTGCGCAGTGATTATTTTGCACGCTGGATACAGTGGTGGGCATTTGCTTCTCTGGGGAGAGACACACGCTAAAAACGAATATTTCCCTGCGAAGCTGCGGAGGCAAAAGCCCAAAGCGCTCCCTTATGACGCCCGGTCTGATATGGTTGTCACCGCTCTTAGACAAGCCGGCGTCTGTTCTACGATCAGGAAAAGTCAGGTAGCTACGGTAGTCTCTTGGATTCCGACAGTCGATCATGCTCCTCTGCCCTCCAGTGCTATTATTGCGCAATTGCCCCATTCACATAAAAAGCCTGTATTGAACCCATGGAATGTCTCGGTAATTCGGCTGACCAGAGAACAGATGGTTGAAATCCTCTGCGCCTGCGTTGGAAAACAAAACCTGGCGCCCGGCCTAATTGTTGGGAGCGACTTGGCATTCTGGGCAAGGGCTATGCGCTTTGCAGGCGCGCTTATCACAAGACAGAAATATCTTCCCGCGATAACCGAAGACAACGGGACATGCTATGCACAGTGGAAGCCTGTCTTCACCGGTGCCGACGTTGATATTCTAGAAAAGCTTGCCAAAGCCATGCCGGCGGCCGCGCGCGCGTTGACGCAGGGAGATAATTCGCCGCCAAATGAATCCTCACGTTCAACGCTTGCTGATTTCACTGGAGAAATTGTTGATCATCTAGTCCGCGCTCCATGTTCTTCTTCTGTAATGATACAAAAACGAGGGAGGAGGAGGAAGGTCCCAACTTTTTCCAGCATGCACGATCAGTGGTTGCATGCGCTGCGTTCGCCTGATGGGCTTATGGAGGGCGATGAAGGCGAGTTGGCTCAGCTTAAGGCCCAGGTGTGCGATTGGCAACGGCTGATATCTCTTCCTACATCGGCGCCTTTTCGGCTTTGTTTCCGGTTGGAAGAGCCCGGGATCAAGATGGAGGGGACGGAAATGGTTCAAAGCGCGGATGAGGCCTGGTATGTACGTTACCTGCTTCAGTCGGTCAATGATCCAAGCCTGCTCATTCCGGCAACAGAGGCATGGAGCACTACCGGTAAACAAAAGTCGCTTCTCGATCTCACTGGATTTGACCATCGCGAATACGTATTGTTGTCATTGGGGCAGGCATCGATGATTTGCCCGCGTATAGAAGGAAGTTTAAGAACCTCTATTCCCGGCGGTTACGAACTCGATACCGCAGAGGCATATAAATTTCTCACAGAAAAAGCGATGGTGTTGGAGGAGGCGGGGTTTAAGATTATGCTGCCGGCATGGTGGACCCGCAAGGGAACGAAGCTGCGTCTGAAGGCCAGCGCAAATGCGAGGAGCCCAGTGATGACAGGGCACGGTCGACTGTCACTTGAAAGCGTAGTTGAGTTCGACTGGGAAGTCGCATTGGGCGGTGAGAAGATATCCCTGGTGGAACTCCAGGAACTCGCAAAACTCAAGGCGCCGCTTATCAGATTTCGCGGCCAATGGGTACAAATGACCGCTGAGGAGATAGCGGCGGCCCGCGACTTCTGGAAGGAAAAGGCTTCAGGCCGAGCAACCGTGCATGAAATAATCCGGATGGCTTTGGGGGCGGCACGAACTCCGAGTTCTATTGATTTCGAAGGGGTAAGGGCAACGGGTTGGCTTGCAGATCTTTTGAAACAGTTGGAAGAGGGCACGCCTTTCGAAGAGCTGCCTCACCCGGAAAGTTTCCAAGGGAGACTGCGCCCTTATCAAATAAAGGGTTATTCGTGGTTGAGTTTCTTGCGGCGATGGGGACTGGGGGCATGCCTGGCCGATGACATGGGATTGGGAAAAACCGTGCAGACACTTGCGCTTATCCAGAGAGACTGGCTGGCGAATAGCCATGGCCCGGTGCTGCTTGTATGTCCCATGTCTGTCATTGCCACTTGGCTGAAGGAGGCCGGCTGTTTCACTCCTGAGTTGCCTATAATGGTCCATCACGGCGCCAGCAGATTAAAAAGCGAGGTATTTGAAGCAGAGGCGGGGAAGCACGCCATGGTAGTTACCAGTTACGCTTTGCTCCATCGTGATTTTGAGATATTCAAGGGTGTGCCGTGGGCGGGGATGGTTTTGGACGAGGCGCAGAATATCAAGAATCCAGAAACCAAGCAGGCTCGAGCTGCGCGAGCCATTG
This genomic stretch from Candidatus Auribacterota bacterium harbors:
- the rpe gene encoding ribulose-phosphate 3-epimerase, which translates into the protein MRTAPGIKIAPSLLAADFGRLGDEAQAAESSGADMLHLDVMDGHFVPNITIGPGTVAAIRKRVRIPLDVHLMISEPDKYIDAFVEAGADILTVHAEVLPRLHHTLQVIRSRGIKAGVSINPATPLRDIEAVLDEADLVLLMTVNPGFGGQKFIRSVLPKIADLRKIADTRGYAFDIEVDGGITLHSAREAAEAGATIIVAGTAIFGASDIAHAIKVLREAAQFVAGE
- the lepA gene encoding translation elongation factor 4, with product MTPRIDHIRNFSIIAHIDHGKSTLADRLLQLTHTIDERQFRDQFLDDMDLERERGITIKAHPVRMRYVARDGKEYILNLIDTPGHVDFSYEVSRSLSACEGALLVVDASQGVEAQTVANCHLCMQNNLKIIPVINKIDIASADVDETKRQLEDVLALPSEDAICVSAKEGTGIDQLMEAIVRLIPPPEMPKRDELKALIFDSLFDTFRGVIVHVRVFSGHVEAATRIQLMATGKTFEVHEVGIFMPEADSREQLQAGEVGYIIANIKDSADVRIGDTITSASRPAAQPLPGFRRLRPMVFSGFYPVNTSEYEGLKSSLNRLRLNDPSFTYEAENSVALGFGFRCGFLGLLHMEIIQERLEREYNMGIVATVPSVIYSVKKKDGSTIEIDNPVRLPPTQETEEIREPMIRACIIVPNQMISSMMKLAQERRGECVGTESLDKHRVILTMELPFNEVVIDFYDRLKTVTSGYGSMDYEHIGFRASDIVKLDILINKEPVDAFSCLVHRSKAEHRGRQLAEKLKEVIPQQLFRVAIQAAIGNRIIASEVVRPLKKDVTAKCYGGDITRKRKLWEKQKEGKKKMKQIGKINIPQKAFIEVLKMD
- the lepB gene encoding signal peptidase I → MSFWKNRKIVSYARLVLKTTRKSYLRHGKKLIERDAHCLENDITAVADALRSGNISDVEKSAEKLHSSFERYLGFAKKSVIREYAEAFLFALILAVFLRTFVIQLFKIPTGSMEPTLHGAQNYGFGDHIVVNKFIYGPQTLDWVGVPWTNYGFDLPTWRFTKLALREPKRGDIVVFKFPFNYHCNQCYVDFNLSRGTPRVCPSCGSRHVEYQNKDFVKRCIGLPGETVEIRDGDIYIDDALVTEPKIVKDIHYTNILSGNGPGRGVYGYRGQRFKVPQNAYFVLGDNSANSKDSRFWGFVPCEDIRGEAFFIYLPPKRIGLIR
- a CDS encoding DEAD/DEAH box helicase, which codes for MVEILCACVGKQNLAPGLIVGSDLAFWARAMRFAGALITRQKYLPAITEDNGTCYAQWKPVFTGADVDILEKLAKAMPAAARALTQGDNSPPNESSRSTLADFTGEIVDHLVRAPCSSSVMIQKRGRRRKVPTFSSMHDQWLHALRSPDGLMEGDEGELAQLKAQVCDWQRLISLPTSAPFRLCFRLEEPGIKMEGTEMVQSADEAWYVRYLLQSVNDPSLLIPATEAWSTTGKQKSLLDLTGFDHREYVLLSLGQASMICPRIEGSLRTSIPGGYELDTAEAYKFLTEKAMVLEEAGFKIMLPAWWTRKGTKLRLKASANARSPVMTGHGRLSLESVVEFDWEVALGGEKISLVELQELAKLKAPLIRFRGQWVQMTAEEIAAARDFWKEKASGRATVHEIIRMALGAARTPSSIDFEGVRATGWLADLLKQLEEGTPFEELPHPESFQGRLRPYQIKGYSWLSFLRRWGLGACLADDMGLGKTVQTLALIQRDWLANSHGPVLLVCPMSVIATWLKEAGCFTPELPIMVHHGASRLKSEVFEAEAGKHAMVVTSYALLHRDFEIFKGVPWAGMVLDEAQNIKNPETKQARAARAIGSSYRIALTGTPVENNVGDLWSIMEFLNPGLLGTQTEFKRTFFIPIQADRDQEAMQSLKRLTGPFILRRLKADKAIIADLPEKMEMKVFCTLTKEQASLYAAVVDDASNALDSVEGIERKGVILATLSKLKQVCNHPRQFLGDNSEIHGRSGKLSRLTEMLEEVMEVGDRALIFTQFAEMGEILKCHLQEWFGREVLFLHGGVPKARRDRMVERFQTDAGGPSIFILSLKAGGFGLNLQRANHVFHFDRWWNPAVENQATDRAFRIGQKRNVQVHKFLCAGTLEEKIDEMIESKKEIAQAVVGVGEGWLTELSTNELREFFKLRKEAWGD